From the genome of Oxyura jamaicensis isolate SHBP4307 breed ruddy duck chromosome 2, BPBGC_Ojam_1.0, whole genome shotgun sequence, one region includes:
- the PI15 gene encoding peptidase inhibitor 15: MTAITTISCAFLFSILCETSALVLPNSTDLLLSNNNFTDIETALAAHLDSAKIPKARRKRYISQNDMIAILDYHNQVRGKVFPPASNMEYMVWDETLAKSAEAWAATCIWDHGPSYLLRFLGQNLSVRTGRYRSILQLVKPWYDEVKDYAFPYPQDCNPRCPMRCYGPMCTHYTQMVWATSNRIGCAIHTCHNMNVWGSVWRRAVYLVCNYAPKGNWIGEAPYKVGVPCSACPPSYGGSCTNNLCFPGVTSNYLYWFK, encoded by the exons ATGACAGCAATCACTACAATCAGTTGtgctttcttattttccattctctgtGAAACAAGTGCATTAGTGTTACCCAACTCCACTGACCTACTCCTGTCAAACAATAATTTCACTGACATTGAGACAGCTTTGGCAGCTCATCTGGACTCTGCAAAAATTCCCAAAGCCAGGCGGAAGCGCTACATTTCACAGAATGACATGATTGCCATTCTTGATTATCATAATCAAGTCAGAGGCAAAGTCTTCCCACCTGCTTCCAACATGGAATATATG GTCTGGGATGAAACTCTGGCCAAATCTGCAGAGGCTTGGGCTGCTACTTGCATTTGGGACCATGGACCTTCCTACTTACTGAGATTCTTGGGCCAGAATCTGTCTGTGAGAACTGGAAG GTATCGATCTATTCTCCAGCTGGTAAAGCCATGGTACGATGAGGTGAAGGATTATGCTTTCCCTTATCCTCAGGACTGCAATCCCAGGTGTCCCATGCGATGCTATGGACCCATGTGCACCCATTACACACAG aTGGTTTGGGCCACTTCCAACCGTATAGGCTGTGCAATCCACACATGCCACAATATGAACGTCTGGGGATCTGTTTGGCGACGAGCTGTTTACCTGGTATGCAACTATGCCCCAAA gGGGAATTGGATTGGAGAAGCACCATATAAAGTAGGAGTGCCGTGTTCTGCTTGCCCTCCAAGCTATGGAGGCTCTTGCACCAACAACCTGTGTTTCCCAGGAGTAACATCAAACTACTTATATTGGTTTAAATAA